A portion of the Magnolia sinica isolate HGM2019 chromosome 17, MsV1, whole genome shotgun sequence genome contains these proteins:
- the LOC131231429 gene encoding universal stress protein PHOS32 — translation MEKKERRIAVAVDESEESMYALSWCLRNFITQNKEDTFILLYAKPPFPAFSSLDGTAYLFSNKVAAAMEKYSRDLVDSVMERAKVIYQEFDNVKIEKKVGCGYAKDVICEMVENVGADILVMGSHGYGFIMRALLGSVSDHCAKKVKCPVLVIKRPKN, via the exons ATGGAAAAAAAAGAGCGCAGGATAGCAGTAGCGGTGGACGAAAGCGAGGAGAGCATGTACGCCTTGTCATGGTGCCTTAGGAACTTCATCACCCAAAATAAAGAAGACACATTCATTCTACTCTACGCCAAACCTCCATTTCCTGCTTTCTCTTCCTTAGATGGaacag CGTATTTGTTTTCTAACAAAGTAGCAGCAGCCATGGAGAAATATAGCAGGGACTTAGTTGATTCAGTCATGGAGAGAGCTAAAGTCATCTACCAAGAATTCGACAAT GTGAAAATAGAGAAGAAAGTGGGGTGTGGATATGCAaaggatgtgatatgtgaaatggTGGAGAATGTAGGAGCTGACATCTTAGTCATGGGCTCTCATGGCTATGGTTTTATTATGAG GGCTCTTCTTGGAAGTGTTAGTGACCATTGTGCTAAGAAGGTCAAGTGTCCTGTTTTGGTCATAAAACGCCCAAAGAACTAA